The genomic DNA CCTGAAACAGAATTGGTGTTTGAAGTCACTCTTaaattggtttaaaaaataattgttttttattataatatttgaaagaaagaaatcagTTTCACTCTTTAACTGTCAAAGCTTAAGAAAACTATACAACAACAAAGTACATTGCTTAGGTTTGACACATGTCCTTAGGTGAAAATGTCCATGAATTCAAATGGGCTTTTGTTTCATTGGTTAATCATGTCTAATACGCTTGTTATCCTGTAACATATATGCAAAATTAACTACTatgataaatgcattttttgcaATTATGAGAAGGTAATAACTTGACAGGACCGTATTCCTTGATTTGAAGAACATGCATGAGTAATTTGCCTGCTCTTTAGGGTGAACGAGGGAGGCAAATGTGGACCAATGATTACCACAGGTTGTTCATTACaatgtgtactttgtgaaatatcACAAAGAAATTGCAAATTGCATGATGTATGAATTGTAACTGACCCTCTGAGTACAGGCTAGGGTCCCCTGCAATTTTCAATGAAATAACTTTTGTATGTATTCTGTCCATAAATCaagggttcccaatgtctggtgatggagggcatgggatggggggggctCACTAAATATGTCCCAATTTATACCTttttatgaactttaattgttgttttattatttccccccaaattacatgtgcaatttgtaagagaaaatgttcagaaactgtaaaaatatagtaaagattcagaaaggggtggttgaaggttggctttggggggccacaTTAAACATCCTCAagggccgcatttggccccCGGGTCACACTTTGGGAACCTCTGCCATAAATAATTAATCATTGTGGTATTGAGGTTGCATGtacaacgatcagccataacattatgaccacctgcctaatattgtgttggtcccccttttgccgccaaaacagccctgacccgtcgaggcatggactccactacacctctgaaggtgtgctgtggtaccatctggcaccaagacgttagcagcagatcctttaagtcctgtaacttgcgaggtggggcctccatggatcggactcaTTTGTCCAGcatatcccacagatgcttgattggattgagatctggggaatttggaggccaagtcaacagcttgaactcgtgattcatcagaccaggccaccttcttccattactctgtggtccagttctgatgctcatgtgcccaattgtaggcgctttcagcagtggacaggggtcagcatgggcaccctgattggtctgcggctacgcagccccaaactgcgatgcactgtgtgttctgacacctttctatcagaaccagcattcactttttcagcaatttgagctacagtagctcgtctgttggattggaccacacgagccagccttcgctccccacgttcatcagtgagccttggccgcccatgactctGTTgctggttcactgcttttccttccttggaccacttttgataggtactgaccactgcagaacaagaacaccccacaagagctgcagtgccatgataacgagattatcagtgttattcaattcagatgtcagtggtcataatgttatggctgatcggtgtattgtTCCTATTGGATTGGCTATGAAAGTGAAAACCTTCCATAGTATAAACATACATTACAAAATCTTCATACAATTGCATTGTCCAGCATTCATTGCACTAGAGAAAATTAAAGCAATCATTCTGCCATAGTAGTCAAGGTTAACATTACTTGAAATGTAGCAAAGGCATGGCAGCTGATACCACAGGAGAAATTAAGTGAAACCTGAATTACTCTAATCATTCTAAtcgatgtttttattaaagtaaTCTCACTTTCTTACGGAGGTACACCTTGCTTTGCACGAGAGAGAGGTTCCTCAACAATTCATGCTACACTATAATAAATACTTTGAATGAAGATGGAttaaatactaatataaatgTGCTATTAATCAGAAAATTGGTTtgataaattaacaataatacaaatattttaaactcACCATATTTACtggaattttaattttaatctgcTGAGGTTCTGGCTCTATCCTGACTGCTCTGTTGCTTAATTTCAGATTCTCCATCACAGACTTCAGTTCTACAGCGTTTTGGGTCCATCATGATTATAATTATCTCATTTATTTTACCTAGAACTAATATGACGCTAAACAGATCTACAATTGTCAAGACTTTATTCAAGGGGGGGATTAATCTTATTGCAGTTAAGGAGGATGCACTTTGTGGATTgtaataattttgtatttaaattagtgAACATTACTGAGCATTTTTCTGTTGCTTTGAGAAAAGCTATGTGAAGAGCCAAGTCAATGTAAATTACACAACATTGGCTCAAAGAGATCTTATATACAAGATTGCTTGAGAATTTGATAATTGGTAAAtgatattgtaatatttttgtCCCAGGTGATACAGAGAGGATCGATCGATTCAACTTGCCACGTGAATGTATCAGGAAATACTTCCCAACACGGAAATGCTTTGTTTTTGACCAGCCTACGTCCCCAAGGAAAATGTGGAAAATAGAGGAGCTTTCTGACAGTGATCTAAATGCTGATTTTGTGCAGCAAGCAAAAGAATTCTgccaatacatatataatgagGCCAAAATAAAAACGATTAAAGAGGGGATCACAGCAACTGGCAAAAgtgagtaaaacaaaaacaagtagcAAAAAATGAATGATCTGAATATTCAATTGCTGTACTTGCTGTGCCATGTCAGAGAGATGTGATTACTGAGAATAAGCAGACAATTCTGAATCATAAGAATTGCAGCAGAAGTTTCTCTTATTGGGTAATCTTCTTCCACAAAGTATTCCAAACTTACAATTTTAACATTAACGTAACAATCCCAGTATAATTTAAAGGTGGCAGATCCACAAGAGATCCAGTTAAgccattacaattaatcaaagcaaTAGGGATTATTGGGTGAAAACTGATCCCAGAAACCCTCGCCAGGGTAATGGtttcaaagatggatggatgggatGGCTGATCCCAGAAACAATGTCTGCAGGATATCCTGAGTGTCCCTGGAGCACAGCCTTAAGCCAATAattatttgcagaaatgtatttaattaaattaaatagtgTTTTGTTTGAACAGTGTTAGGACACCTCGTTGTGATATACATGGACGCAATTAAcagtgggacagtgccctgccTGGAGAACGCGGTCTCTGCTCTGGCTCAGATTGAGAACTCTGCTGCAGTCCTGAACTCACTCTCTTACTACAAGGAGAAGATGAGTCAGGATGTCTCCTTGCCCACAGACACCACTGAAGAACTCTCTGATCTACATGGGAAATATGAGAAAGAGGCTCTTGAACTGTTCATGAAGCGATCCTTCAAGGACAAAGATCATAAGCATCAGGAAGAACTAGCGgtggggatgttttcttttaaCAGAAAATATCTGTGTACCACATAACATATATGATGTAAACACAAATTTGAGAGAGCCATACTCTCCTATATGGCTATGCTTTCCTTCAGTTTTGGTCAGTACATccaaaaaacatgacattttccAGCAACAatttacaagaaagaaaaacaaccacaaccacAAATAAAGGTTTAACTGTAATTTGAAAGCTTAATTATATAACCATGtagataatgtattattttatgtttggaTTTGatgaccaaaaaacactgattTGTCTTTTAGGCCGTGTTATGCTCAATAACTGGCAATCTTCATGTCCTTTTCCCAGATGGCTGTGGTTGAAGAATATAAATCAATTTGTTGTAAAAATGAAGAAGAATCCAAAAAGCGCAGCCTTGCCCTACTGCAGCAACTCTACACCGAAATGGAGACAAAGGTGAATGAAGGCATCTTCATTAGACCAGGGGGATACCAACAATATAAGGAGGAGCTGAACAGAATTGTGAATCAGTACAAAAGTACACCTCACAAAGGCATAAAGGTACTGacaaactatttttattttccagtatagaaatatctctaaattattattatatagattACTGATAACTGTGGTAGATGTAGCCTTATTATTAGGTGTAGCCCTTATTTATTATGTGTTGTAGCAGGGGCTCCTGATTGGTGGACTTGTGTCAGACTGCTGAtggttaattgattgattgggcAGCATGAGAATGTGTCTCCTTGCCTTGCTCTCATTGTGTGGTTTGTTACTcacactgtactgattttatgttcatttatttaaagggccattttttttttctctccctgttGAGGTCTTTCACTGTTGACGCCATTGACCACCTGCTTGTATTGTATGACATTTGGCTATTATAAAAAGTGTTACAAACCATCACATCGGATACTAAGCTACACTGTCAGATCAGAttttatatttcacaaattattGTACAAAAATCATTTTTGCACTTTTGGTTACTCAAACAAAGCAAATGTGAAATGGCCTATTAGTAATACATTTCCTGTTAAACCAACTTCATATATCTAGGTGAAACGTGTATCATTGCATAAAGAACAGAATGCCTGTatcttagttttattttttatattcaaCAATAACAATTATTTGATGCCATGCCATTATATTGTGTTGGGTCTGTTACATCTAATCTGATGTATGATTTTAAATGTCACAGATCAGGGATCAGAGAGAAGTTTTTGTACCTTTGATTTAGGTGTATTTTGGGTCAAAATTTTCAGATCCCAGATCATCCGCTTCATTGTGCTTCATTTCTCCTATGCTGAAATaaggtattttaaatgttaagaaACAATCTGATGTAATGATGTCATTCAGTTTAGTCACGTGAGTTTGTCATTTTGATACAGACTTTGGAACAATGTGTCAATGTGTTATGCTTCAAATGATTCAAATCAGTATTTCGATTCTAACATGACTACAAAATATGTCAATGAAACATTGCtctaaaaagtgtgtgtgtgtgtgtgtgtgtgtatgtacccTATGTGTGGTCAcaatcaatcaaaataatagGATGGTTGGGTCATTTGAGACTCATGAGAATTTTGAAACTTGTGACTTTTGTGTTTCCTCACATCCAGTTACTGTATTGTACGGATGGTTATAAAACACCTTTAAAACCCCTATATAACTAATGCaattaataacataaataacctTTGCTAATTATAGGAAACATAAAATGTACTGTGTAGCAAACTCAGACAAACATTTGGAGTGGGATCTTTAGTGCTATGCCTTTGATATAGTTGTGATAGAAGGGATAAGCAATACATGGAGAATCAAAGTATCAAATGTATTTGAGATTCCATAGTGATTGAATAGAATGCATTGCACTCTGTGAAGGTCTGGACAGAACAGAAATGGCTGATCTCACTGAAGCAAAGTGAGAGTCACGCTACATCAGGCTGCATTTCCAGTAATCTCACAGCTGGTGGAGTCTCACCATACGGTTTGGAATTTCACAGTGTGGTGTCGAGATTTGCAATTCATTTCTATGATGCTGTTTAAGACTGAGATATGGAAATTCAAAACCTTGTAACCGCACATcgcaagaacagatcaaagatggacaaaggaagctattgaatggatcccaagagattaaaaaaagacctagaagatgaccacttAAAAGATGAGAAGATGtaatacactttgcaggcatgatgtggaaaagagaagctgtagctcaaagcaagtggaaacatctaggGAAGCCTACACCCAGAAGTGGATTAATATAAGCTGATGGtcatgatgatatatatacactgataactgaactgaactgccaAATTGAAGTAAATGTTATCTCTATAAATAGAATGCATGAATCCTGGATTCAAATCTATCTTTCTCTCAGGCAGATGCTGTGCTTCTGGACTTCTTGAAAGATAAAGAAGACCTGGGCAGCTCAATTCTGAATGCTGACAACACCATCTCTAAACACCAAATGGAATTAGAGGGTGAGATTGTAGAAACTTTGCTTTGCGCTTGTTTGAGGAAACTTTTGGTGATTTACCAATGTAGTGATGATGTGTGTGCACATTTGTGAGAAAGACTGAATAGGCAGAAAAAAAGGTGTCTGCAATAGATTAAAGCTGATTTACATGTAAGAATGATAATTAGCTCTTTAGTAGAGGATCCAGGCAGCTTTTGAAACATTTATGGAAGGTCTGTAGAACAAACTGCTATGCTGTGGTGATCTGCAACATCTGGGTGTTACAGTTTCTTTATATACCTCCtggttaattattattttttccttcattgAATCAGATGACAGAAATTACTTGACATAGAAAGTTGCCTATTTCCTCTTAAAGCCATATATTGGACAATCCTTAAAATCATCACAATGTGGTACattaatcatctcaattagtaATTTTATTACTACAAATTACATGCAATAGCATGAAGGTTAACAATGTACATTATTGACACTTATTTAGTCAAGCATTCATGTTCCTCAGAAGCATTACAGATAGCATCAATAATGGAATCTTTACAACAAACTTATATAACATGTCAACAGTAGATgtttagaaaaaaattaaattagaaaatgtatacaatttaaactgtgtttatatatataattaaaaaaaaacaatacaaatatttgcatGGAGCAAATAAGTGCCAGTTGCAGGTTAATGCAATAATTTAAGCACCGTCAGTTGGTTCACCTGTCCTATTTCCAGAGATTGATGCTttcagcattattattattattattattattattattattattattattattattattattattattattattatttattggcagacgcccttatccaaggcaaaaatacagttaagtacaaggcatcaatcattacaaattcaatttaattaaaacatagcaattcaaaataatacattttacaagtacagtaagtgaggtcctactgtgagggaaaaaagtatttgatcccctgctgattttgtacgtttgcctactgacaaaaaaatgatcagtctataattttaatggtaggtgtattttaacagaaaaacgcatttcaaaaaagctataaattgatttgcatgttaatgagggaaataagtatttgatcccctatcaatcagcaagatttctggctcccaggtgtcttttatacaggcaaTGAGctcagattaggagcactctcttaaagggagtgctcctaatctcagctcgttacctgtataaaagacacctgtccacagaagcaatcaatcaatcagattccaaactctccaccatggccaagaccaaagagctgtccaaggatgtcaaggacaagattgtagacctacacaaggctggaatgggctacaagaccaccgccaagcagcttggtgagaaggtgacaacagttggtgcgattattcgcaaatggaagaaacacaaaataactgtcagtctccctcggtctggggcttcatgcaagatctcacctcgtggagtttcaatgatcatgagaacggtgaggaatcagcccagaactacacgggaggatcttgttaatgtactcaaggcagctgggaccatagtcaccaagaaaacaattggtaacacactatgccgtgaaggactgaaatcctgcagcgccggcaaggtcccccttctcaagaaagcacatgtacaggcccgtctgaagtttgccaatgaacatctgaatgattcagaggagaactgggtgaaagtgttgtggtcagatgagaccaaaattgagctctttggcatcaactcaactcgccgtgtttggaggtggaggaatgctgcctatgaccccaagaacaccatccccaccgtcaaacatggagatggaaacattatgcattatgcattatggtgtttttctgctaaggggacaggacaactgcaccgcatcaaagggacgatggacggggccatgtaccgtcaaatcttgggtgagaacctccttccctcagccagggcattgaaaatgggtcgtggatgggtattccagcatgacaatgacccaaaacacacagccaaggcaacaaaggagtggctcaagaagaagcacattaaggtcctggagtggcctagccagtctccagaccttaatcccatagaaaatctgtggagggagctgaaggttcgagttgccaaacgtcaccctcgaaaccttaatgacttggagaggatctgcaaagaggagtgggacaaaatccctcctgagatgtgtgcaaacctggtgaccaactacaagaaacatctgacctctgtgattgccaacaagggttttgccaccaagtactaagttgaaggggtcaaataattatttccctgattaacatgcaaatcaatttataactttttgaaatgcgtttttctggatttttttgttgttattctgtctctcactgttaaaatacacctaccattaaaattatagactgatcatttctttgtcagtgggctaacgtacaaaatcagcaggggatcaaatacttttttccctcactgtacatcctggatggtgaaagctaagtgctgtcaagatgtagggtcacagtcaagggctacgggaaagggagcaaggaggaaaacaatcaagaatgcaagaagcataataaaaactgtgaagtgctatctagcagggataaaaggactaatattacaagtactgtcggaaaagatgcgtcttgagtaagcgccggaatgaggtcaaggactctgctgttttgactttggttgtCAGGTCGTttcaccatttaggggccaggggtGAGAAGGAGCTGACTctagaggaaggagagtggagaggaggtagagttagtcttctggcactggagaagcgcagtggtctggaagggatgtatggagagacgagtgtctgaaggtagcttggtgcagtgtggtcgagacagcggtaggtgagggtcaatgtcttgaactgaatgcgtgccgctatcgggagccagtggagggagcggagcagtggagtagcatgtgcgaatcgtggcagagagaataccagacgagccgcagagttctggatggagcgggcgggtagtagatgcaggcaggcaggcaggccggccaggagggggttgcagtagtccaggtgggagaggaccagtgactggacaagcagctgagtcgagtagtcggtgaggaagggacggatccggcgtttgtttctcaggaagaatctgcaggtgcgtgtcagcgtggtgatgtgctaggtgtaggagagcgcaggatcgagggtgacttctagatttttagcggaagaagaaggagagggtgtggtggattccaaggggattgagatggggaggtcagcagaaggtgaggaagagtggggggaaaacaggagatccgatttggagaggctgagcttgaggtggtgtgagtgcatccaggtggaaatagcagacaaacaggaagagatgcgagaggggaatGAAACTGTGAGAAgaaggaaaagacaggaagatctgggcatcttcagcatagaagtggtaggagaaaccataggaagcgatgagggggcccagggagcgagtgtagagagagaacaggagcgggcccaggatgaagccttggggaacgcctgtgaggagaggttggggggtggatgaggagcctcgccatgtcacttggtaggaccggtcactgaggtaggaggagaaccaggtgagagcagtcccagagatcccaaggtcagcgaggcaggagaggaggatggagtggtcaacggtgtcaaatgctgcggagaggtcaaggagaatgaggactgaggagagggaggccgcccgagcacagctgagggagtcagtgacagccaggagagctgtctcagtggagtgagctgtgcagaagccggattgcagaggatcaagtagtgagtgttgggacagaaagtcactgagctgacggtggaccgcccacttgagagtctttgagaggaaggggagtaggtagacagggcggtagttctgagaagaggtggcgtcaagggttggtttcttgagcagtgggatgacagcagcttgtttaaatgcagaggggaaacagccagagaggagtgaggagttgaggagggaggagatgaaggggagaagatcaggagcagtcgcttggaagaggcgagaagggagaaagtccagggcacacgttgtaggtttgtgacgtaggaggagagcatcCATGCAATCAGACTACACCCTTGTAGTAGCTTGAATATCCTTACTGTCTTAAAGAACGTTGACAGcttgttttaattataattttatttgtaatgcttAAAGAATGTTGATAACACTGTCAAGCTTGCTGAAACCCAGAGGAGGATTTCCTCCAATTAGTAGGCCTTCAGCATTCTGTTTTGTCCACTTCCCGGCATAATGAACAGATTTTTTTGGGCACAGAGCCTTGATTGGAATGTCTTGGGTTGAATTAAAATACAGATGGAAATGTAAGcagtattcatattttaaatgtcaatCTATTCTCTAGTGGAGAAAATCAAGCAAGAAACCATGGAGCAGGAGAGAAAGGCAGCAGAGGAGAAACACAAAGAGCTGAAGCAGAATCTTCTTGACCAGGAAAGAACCCATAAAGAAAACCTGGAACAGTACATGGAAAAAGCTGAGTCGGAGAGgcaaaaatacatacaagaGCAAAATGCAATTTTGGATGCCAAACTGaaggtaaatatatatttttaaatgtcacattGCATACAGCACACTGAACAAACTGGAGCAAAATGTATGAATTGTCCAGTACATATGACATAAGTCAAACCATACAGATGCTCTATTAAGTATGAACTGGTAATGAGTTTTGCagcttatttaaatgttaatttataaaatcaaataaaaaatgacaacTCTAAAAGGTTGTCACTGAgtttcagatttttatttttcaattattatttttgtgttctgTCAAGTCACATACCTGTAGTATTTCCTTAATCTGCTAATGTTATCATTACTTTCTGTCTGCTTTTGGAATAGAAGTAAGCAAAGATGAAACTATTTGTGAAAACCTCTTGTTAACCTTGCCCCTGATTTATGTTACTGTGTTGCAGGAACAACAACAATTGATCAATGAAGGCTTCGCTAAGAAATCTGAAAGCATGGCACATGAAATTCAGGCCTTGAGATATCAGATAGCAAATgcaggcagaggaggaggaagatgtGTTATAATATAATAAGCTTATCTGTGTCTTAACTATTTAATTGTGCATTTGAATAAGTTATGGGTGAACTGGCAGATTTCCAATATGGTTTTCTGCATCTTCAtgtgttgctatagtgtataagtgAAATGTATACCACTCATCCAGTTTGATTCTGTCATATAAACTACTTTTAAGACTTTTAAATCTAAAACTTGCCACATACTGAAAGTGttgtcataacttcctggatgGCAGAAAAACTGTATGATTCTGTATACCAATGTATCCTACAATATTGT from Amia ocellicauda isolate fAmiCal2 chromosome 1, fAmiCal2.hap1, whole genome shotgun sequence includes the following:
- the LOC136750790 gene encoding guanylate-binding protein 1, which translates into the protein MEMKKPICLIENTLDNKFQCNPQALEILNSISQPVVVVAVVGLYRTGKSFLMNQLAGKKSGFSLGSTIQSETKGIWMWCIPHPNKYNETLVLLDTEGLGDVEKGDQTNDNWIFALSVLLASTLVYNSMSTISNDAVEQLQYVTELTKYIKVNAEGDQTEDALYAGFFPLFLWTVRDFTLQLELNGKPITADEYLENSLKLKKGDTERIDRFNLPRECIRKYFPTRKCFVFDQPTSPRKMWKIEELSDSDLNADFVQQAKEFCQYIYNEAKIKTIKEGITATGKMLGHLVVIYMDAINSGTVPCLENAVSALAQIENSAAVLNSLSYYKEKMSQDVSLPTDTTEELSDLHGKYEKEALELFMKRSFKDKDHKHQEELAMAVVEEYKSICCKNEEESKKRSLALLQQLYTEMETKVNEGIFIRPGGYQQYKEELNRIVNQYKSTPHKGIKADAVLLDFLKDKEDLGSSILNADNTISKHQMELEVEKIKQETMEQERKAAEEKHKELKQNLLDQERTHKENLEQYMEKAESERQKYIQEQNAILDAKLKEQQQLINEGFAKKSESMAHEIQALRYQIANAGRGGGRCVII